A genomic stretch from Erigeron canadensis isolate Cc75 chromosome 9, C_canadensis_v1, whole genome shotgun sequence includes:
- the LOC122581998 gene encoding 60S ribosomal protein L22-3-like, which translates to MGRGVVKGGNNKKKLATFVIDCGKPVEDKIMEIASLEKFLQERIKVGGKAGNLGDSVSISREKNKISVTADSSFSKRYLKYLTKKYLKKHNVRDWLRVIASNKDHNVYELRYFNIAENEGEEED; encoded by the exons ATGGGTAGAGGAGTAGTGAAAGGTGGAAACAATAAGAAGAAATTGGCAACATTCGTTATAGATTGTGGGAAGCCAGTTGAAGATAAAATCATGGAAATTGCTTCTCTCGAGAAGTTTCTTCAAGAACGTATTAAAGTCGGTGGCAAAGCCGGTAATCTCGGTGATTCTGTTTCTATTTCTCGTGAGAAAAACAAAATCTCCGTTACTGCCGACAGTAGTTTTTCGAAAAG GTATCTTAAATACCTTACAAAGAAGTACTTGAAGAAGCACAACGTCAGGGACTGGCTTCGTGTGATCGCTTCCAACAAAGACCACAATGTTTATGAGCTACGCTACTTCAACATTGCTGAAAACGAAGGTGAAGAGGAAGATTGA
- the LOC122582819 gene encoding outer envelope pore protein 16-4, chloroplastic has protein sequence METEFYNDVPCSSIAVESIISVGTGGLIWGSCAGSYDAKKLGLTGIDRASFVAKTVGKYGFQCGLFAGIFSFTRCGVQRYRKKSDWVNALVAGGVAGAAIGAGTRNWKQVAVMTAFLSGFCAIADQSSAI, from the exons ATGGAAACAGAATTTTATAACGACGTTCCTTGTTCTTCCATCGCCGTCGAATCCATCATTAGTGTCGGAACT GGGGGATTAATTTGGGGATCATGTGCTGGTTCCTATGATGCCAAAAAACTAG GGCTAACCGGCATTGATCGCGCTTCTTTCGTG GCCAAGACCGTTGGTAAATATGGATTCCAATGTG GACTCTTTGCCGGAATTTTTTCATTCACACGATGTGGGGTTCAAAGATACCGCAAAAAGAGTGACTGG GTGAATGCGCTAGTTGCAGGTGGAGTTGCAGGGGCGGCCATTGGTGCTGGAACCCGGAACTGGAAGCAGGTTGCTGTAATGACTGCTTTTCTTTCTGGATTTTGTGCAATTGCTGACCA